Proteins from a single region of Candidatus Woesearchaeota archaeon:
- a CDS encoding exosome complex protein Rrp42 has translation MNKQTIANLAAQGKRLDGRDLAQYRSPIKVETTISKTAEGSAKVQIGDTVVLAGVKLSIEKPYNDTPDEGGIMVNAELVPLSSPEYESGPPTIKAVELARVTDRGIREAKAIDMKKLCITPGEKAWFVSVDVITLNDAGNLFDAAGLAVLAALKHARFPVVDAATGAINYKEHTTKELPLVKEPLPVTVYKVNGKLMVDLTREEEKAYDARLTVASDMDGTISAMQKGGNTPLTLGEISQMVDIAVEKARFLREQIKHIN, from the coding sequence ATGAATAAACAAACGATTGCAAATCTCGCTGCGCAAGGTAAACGCCTTGATGGTCGTGATCTTGCTCAATACCGAAGTCCGATCAAAGTAGAGACAACAATTTCAAAAACCGCAGAAGGATCAGCTAAAGTTCAAATCGGCGATACGGTAGTTCTTGCCGGAGTCAAACTCTCCATTGAAAAACCCTACAACGACACCCCAGATGAAGGGGGAATTATGGTTAATGCAGAACTCGTTCCTCTTTCAAGTCCAGAGTATGAATCGGGTCCACCAACTATTAAAGCAGTTGAACTTGCTCGTGTTACTGATCGTGGTATTCGTGAAGCAAAAGCAATTGACATGAAGAAACTTTGCATTACTCCTGGTGAGAAAGCATGGTTTGTTAGTGTTGATGTTATTACTCTTAATGATGCAGGTAACCTTTTTGATGCTGCTGGTCTTGCTGTTCTTGCTGCATTAAAACATGCTCGCTTCCCTGTAGTAGACGCTGCAACTGGCGCAATCAACTACAAAGAACATACGACTAAAGAATTACCATTGGTGAAAGAACCATTACCCGTTACTGTCTATAAAGTCAATGGGAAATTAATGGTTGATCTTACCCGTGAAGAAGAAAAAGCCTACGATGCTCGTCTCACCGTTGCATCTGACATGGATGGTACTATCTCTGCAATGCAAAAAGGTGGCAACACTCCACTTACACTAGGCGAGATCTCACAAATGGTTGACATTGCTGTTGAAAAAGCGCGTTTCTTACGCGAACAAATTAAACACATTAATTAG
- a CDS encoding DNA-directed RNA polymerase subunit K — translation MAPKHHDEESHEVHDFTKYEKARMIGSRALQLSMGAPFFVKLSDDELRALRYDPIEIALAEFKEGVLPITVRRPGAAAVV, via the coding sequence ATGGCACCAAAACACCACGACGAAGAATCACATGAAGTCCATGATTTTACAAAATACGAAAAAGCTCGTATGATTGGATCTCGTGCATTGCAACTCTCTATGGGTGCGCCATTTTTCGTTAAATTATCTGACGACGAATTGCGCGCATTGCGTTACGACCCTATTGAAATTGCGCTTGCTGAATTCAAAGAAGGCGTGTTGCCCATTACTGTACGTCGTCCTGGCGCAGCAGCTGTTGTTTAA
- a CDS encoding isoprenylcysteine carboxylmethyltransferase family protein → MVRAAQRRATREITANSVKEDSQLIQNEGASRQIYVWSSTAALIIGMGETVYDISDGSLERPLCTLAGLGVIYVGERLIRTAQKQLRSHAKNVKGDFAIAGIKDNELYSIVRNPIYTGFLVADIGSIALSPSYIVMGAAGVAALALGETVYAEEKRLEARFGDAYREYCQQVPRFIPSFSTLGNTYASFLLQHPRLAGVIGGIERLCT, encoded by the coding sequence ATGGTCCGAGCAGCACAACGTAGAGCAACTAGAGAAATTACAGCTAATTCTGTAAAAGAAGATTCTCAACTTATTCAAAATGAAGGGGCCAGTCGTCAAATATATGTTTGGAGTTCTACGGCTGCTCTCATTATTGGAATGGGGGAGACTGTTTATGATATTTCTGATGGTTCACTTGAACGTCCTCTCTGCACTCTGGCAGGTTTAGGTGTCATTTATGTTGGTGAAAGACTGATTAGAACTGCACAAAAACAATTACGTTCGCATGCTAAAAATGTAAAAGGTGATTTCGCAATTGCTGGTATTAAAGATAATGAACTTTATTCAATTGTTCGTAATCCCATTTATACTGGATTTCTCGTTGCCGATATTGGTAGTATTGCTCTTTCTCCTTCTTATATTGTTATGGGGGCAGCAGGGGTAGCTGCTTTAGCATTAGGTGAAACTGTGTACGCAGAAGAGAAACGTCTTGAAGCTCGTTTTGGAGATGCGTATAGAGAATATTGTCAGCAGGTTCCGCGATTTATTCCTTCATTCTCCACTTTGGGCAATACTTATGCTTCTTTTTTACTTCAGCATCCTCGTTTGGCAGGTGTAATTGGGGGAATAGAAAGGTTATGCACATGA
- a CDS encoding DUF357 domain-containing protein, with protein MNSTITSEKLAQYFSITKEALDKAKVAFDPARMVQAADFFDMAQRYYDDAKFFHEKKQDAVLAFAALNYAHGWLDAGARIGLFQVKDSRLFTVDDN; from the coding sequence ATGAACTCTACCATCACTTCAGAAAAACTTGCACAATACTTTTCCATTACCAAAGAAGCTCTTGACAAAGCCAAAGTGGCATTTGATCCAGCACGAATGGTGCAAGCCGCTGATTTCTTCGATATGGCACAACGCTATTATGACGATGCAAAATTTTTTCACGAAAAAAAACAAGATGCTGTGCTTGCCTTTGCTGCATTAAATTATGCGCATGGTTGGTTGGATGCAGGTGCGAGGATTGGCTTGTTCCAAGTCAAAGATTCTCGTTTGTTTACCGTCGATGATAATTAA
- a CDS encoding peptidyl-tRNA hydrolase, whose translation MPVYKQVILVRQDLALPKGKACAQAAHAAVEAVLKSDPEMVKAWREQGMAKIALKVKDEAQLVKLFQAAKDKRLVASLITDAGRTVVAPGTKTCAAIGPDEEEKIDLITKELPLL comes from the coding sequence ATGCCTGTCTACAAACAAGTTATTCTCGTGCGTCAAGATCTCGCTTTACCAAAAGGCAAAGCCTGTGCCCAAGCTGCTCACGCTGCCGTTGAAGCTGTTCTTAAAAGCGATCCTGAGATGGTTAAGGCATGGCGAGAGCAAGGTATGGCGAAAATCGCTCTTAAAGTCAAAGATGAGGCTCAACTTGTAAAACTCTTTCAAGCAGCGAAAGATAAACGTCTCGTTGCGTCTTTAATTACGGATGCGGGAAGAACCGTAGTTGCTCCAGGTACAAAGACGTGCGCGGCAATTGGTCCTGATGAAGAAGAAAAAATTGATTTGATTACGAAAGAACTGCCTCTTCTCTAA
- a CDS encoding 50S ribosomal protein L44e yields MKIPKTITRLCKHCKKHTQQKVALNKRKAASSLSRGSKVRSRLRGLARGVGSHGRYSKPAVTKFKRAGAKNTKKTDIRYTCNECKKSSCQPSGIRSKRVELI; encoded by the coding sequence ATGAAGATCCCAAAAACAATTACTCGTCTTTGTAAGCACTGTAAGAAGCATACTCAACAAAAAGTTGCTCTCAACAAACGTAAAGCTGCGAGCTCATTAAGTCGTGGCTCAAAAGTTCGATCTCGTTTACGTGGTCTTGCACGTGGAGTAGGAAGCCATGGACGTTATTCCAAACCTGCCGTTACTAAATTCAAACGTGCTGGTGCAAAGAATACCAAAAAAACTGATATTCGCTACACTTGCAATGAATGTAAAAAATCTTCCTGTCAACCTTCTGGAATTCGTTCCAAACGGGTAGAATTAATCTAG
- a CDS encoding 30S ribosomal protein S27e produces MVAQLKSKFIKVRCSKCKNEQIIFGNTSTVVMCLVCNKELAYPTGGKSKVSGRVLELLE; encoded by the coding sequence ATGGTTGCTCAATTAAAAAGTAAATTTATCAAAGTTCGTTGCTCTAAGTGTAAAAATGAACAAATTATTTTTGGCAATACCAGTACTGTTGTTATGTGCCTTGTTTGCAACAAAGAACTAGCATATCCTACTGGCGGGAAATCAAAAGTATCTGGTCGCGTGCTCGAACTTTTAGAATAA
- a CDS encoding S1 RNA-binding domain-containing protein has product MLYKKIGYPPEEEIVLCKVTKLLPNSVFVDLLEYEQRSGLVHISEVAPGRIRNLRDYVSQDRQIVCKVLKVYKDRGHIDLSLRRVNSTERRQKLDEIKQELKAEQLLVNIAKKLKRSAEEIYKEISPKILKDYAYIHLCFRDIVSGEVTLESLGIKKQLADEITEAVIDKFKPKTIILTGEIRLSTFATAGVEKIKQTLHSIEKISDTISLSYLGAGRYKLTIEDFDYKPAEQTLKKIQDLVEKFIDKVSTGSVEREKAEQT; this is encoded by the coding sequence ATGCTTTACAAGAAAATTGGATATCCTCCTGAAGAAGAGATAGTGCTTTGTAAAGTCACAAAATTACTTCCTAACTCTGTTTTTGTAGATTTGTTAGAATATGAACAGCGTTCTGGTTTAGTTCATATTTCTGAAGTAGCGCCAGGTCGTATTCGCAACCTGCGAGACTATGTAAGTCAAGACCGTCAAATTGTATGTAAAGTTCTCAAAGTATACAAAGATCGAGGCCATATTGATCTTTCACTTCGTCGTGTTAACTCTACTGAACGACGTCAAAAATTAGATGAAATTAAACAGGAACTTAAAGCAGAGCAGCTTCTTGTAAATATTGCTAAGAAGCTAAAACGATCTGCTGAAGAAATCTACAAAGAAATCTCCCCTAAAATTTTGAAAGATTATGCTTATATTCATCTTTGTTTTCGTGATATCGTCTCTGGCGAAGTAACTCTAGAATCCCTTGGCATAAAAAAACAACTTGCCGATGAAATTACTGAAGCCGTAATCGATAAATTCAAGCCGAAAACAATTATTCTTACTGGAGAAATTCGTCTTTCTACTTTTGCTACTGCTGGTGTTGAAAAAATCAAACAGACCCTTCACTCCATTGAGAAAATCTCTGATACGATCAGTTTATCTTATCTTGGTGCTGGACGTTATAAACTCACTATTGAAGATTTTGATTACAAACCCGCAGAGCAAACACTCAAAAAAATTCAAGATCTTGTAGAAAAATTCATTGATAAAGTCTCAACCGGAAGTGTTGAACGCGAGAAAGCGGAACAAACCTAA
- a CDS encoding ribosome biogenesis protein, producing the protein MSANILFCPHCKKYTLEEKCPSCSLVTILPRPPKYSAQDKYAAYRREEKKKELAQKGLY; encoded by the coding sequence ATGTCCGCAAATATTCTCTTTTGTCCGCATTGTAAAAAGTATACCCTAGAAGAAAAATGTCCTTCTTGTTCTCTTGTCACAATTTTACCTCGACCCCCTAAATACTCTGCGCAAGATAAGTATGCTGCCTACCGTCGAGAAGAAAAGAAAAAAGAATTAGCTCAAAAAGGATTGTATTAA
- a CDS encoding alpha/beta hydrolase, with product MVIERELRSFDGTKIHYVYSQGSKPLSLVFVHGIGGNWTVWRKEMEHFQRRGYSTLAIDMRGHGSSDMPDAFSKYKVMCFTRDLHKVIQTEKIKNFVLIGHSIGGALSIHYCMHYHKTAPCSLILVEGTCVYPFQRHQLFDLGPYATHLLHFIANHKPTRQKHFSHLPDIELSDKGGLSNLRLLFHLLHLTPIKSLVKTIENVEEFAFSNKSKIFTSLRHLTIPTLLLAGDHDKVIPPKYSYIIKDLKKDAEIKILHNAQHHVIIDHPRMVSHEIERFLIEKQLIQATKL from the coding sequence ATGGTGATAGAGAGAGAATTACGTTCATTTGATGGGACAAAAATCCATTACGTTTATTCTCAAGGTTCAAAACCCCTCTCACTCGTTTTCGTCCATGGTATTGGTGGTAATTGGACCGTATGGCGTAAGGAAATGGAACATTTCCAACGTCGTGGATATTCAACTCTTGCCATTGATATGCGTGGTCACGGCAGTTCAGATATGCCTGACGCATTCTCAAAATATAAAGTAATGTGCTTTACTCGCGACTTACACAAAGTAATTCAAACGGAAAAAATAAAAAATTTTGTTCTTATCGGTCATAGTATTGGCGGGGCTCTTTCCATTCATTATTGTATGCATTATCATAAAACTGCGCCTTGTTCTCTTATTCTTGTCGAAGGTACATGCGTATATCCCTTTCAGCGTCATCAACTTTTTGATTTAGGACCATATGCCACACATCTTTTACATTTTATTGCTAATCACAAACCAACTCGTCAAAAACACTTTTCTCATCTTCCTGATATTGAACTCTCTGACAAAGGCGGTCTTTCCAATTTACGTTTACTCTTTCATCTGCTTCATCTAACTCCCATCAAAAGTTTAGTAAAAACAATTGAAAATGTTGAAGAGTTTGCTTTTAGCAATAAGAGCAAAATATTCACCTCTTTGCGTCATCTCACTATACCCACTCTATTACTCGCTGGGGATCATGATAAAGTCATTCCTCCTAAATATTCCTACATTATTAAAGACCTTAAAAAAGATGCAGAAATCAAAATTTTACATAATGCTCAACATCATGTAATCATAGATCATCCTCGTATGGTCAGTCATGAAATTGAACGGTTTCTCATAGAAAAACAGCTTATTCAAGCTACAAAGCTTTAA
- a CDS encoding aspartate 1-decarboxylase translates to MRIVLKSKIHKATVTEAKLHYIGSITIDEVLLKKANIWPGEKVLVTSNTTGARLETYTIAGPKNSGVICMNGACSHLIKKGHEIIIMAFEITNKPIKPKCILVDKKNKFERYL, encoded by the coding sequence ATGCGCATCGTTCTTAAATCTAAAATCCATAAAGCTACAGTCACTGAGGCAAAGCTGCATTACATTGGCAGTATCACGATTGATGAAGTCTTGCTCAAAAAAGCCAATATCTGGCCTGGTGAAAAAGTGCTGGTAACGAGCAACACCACTGGTGCTCGACTCGAGACATATACCATTGCTGGTCCGAAAAACTCAGGTGTTATTTGCATGAATGGCGCGTGCTCTCATTTGATTAAGAAAGGACATGAAATAATTATAATGGCGTTTGAGATTACCAACAAACCTATTAAACCAAAGTGTATTCTTGTTGACAAGAAAAATAAATTTGAACGGTACTTATAA
- a CDS encoding 30S ribosomal protein S15 encodes MARMHSRARGKSGSKRPIKQVSTWAPYKESEVEKLVVKYAKTGKTKSEIGMILRDSYGIQSVHALTGKRVADIVAENNLTKKLPDDVMALIKRLIDIRAHMDKNKQDMTAIRGLTLTNSKIRRLTKYYKAKGIMAQDWQLDMNKLKIYLE; translated from the coding sequence ATGGCTCGTATGCATTCCCGCGCAAGAGGAAAAAGTGGAAGTAAACGCCCAATTAAACAAGTATCAACATGGGCTCCATATAAAGAAAGCGAAGTAGAAAAACTCGTTGTAAAATATGCTAAAACGGGAAAAACCAAAAGTGAAATTGGTATGATTCTTCGCGATAGTTATGGTATCCAAAGTGTTCATGCCCTTACTGGCAAACGCGTTGCGGATATTGTTGCAGAAAACAACTTAACCAAAAAACTTCCCGATGATGTCATGGCATTAATCAAACGCCTTATTGACATTCGCGCACACATGGACAAGAATAAGCAAGACATGACTGCCATTCGCGGTTTAACTCTTACTAATTCCAAAATCCGTCGATTGACCAAATATTACAAAGCGAAAGGAATTATGGCTCAAGATTGGCAACTCGACATGAATAAACTTAAGATCTATCTCGAATAG
- a CDS encoding glycosyltransferase family 2 protein has translation MLPKILIGVPTFDGQKYCKFQFIQSIQSLTYLNADVLVVDNSDHENYAKELEQVKVPYGNLTVLHQAPKGTRIERIIQNRNTIRAYFLEHHYDFLLFLDSDVMAPKDVIEQLIALNSDIASGLYLTRQQIAPGKFDIIPTVYVPHGKDSVQTLSQEQAVSKGAFDILICGLGCTLIKRHVLFALSFHQYNSESSTGSEDVAFCLDAKKNNFSMKATSNVLCDHVGKEQTLTFKPSFSYSLI, from the coding sequence ATGCTTCCAAAAATTCTGATTGGTGTTCCTACCTTTGATGGGCAGAAATATTGTAAATTTCAATTCATTCAATCAATTCAATCATTAACCTATCTTAACGCCGATGTTTTAGTTGTTGACAATAGTGATCATGAGAACTATGCCAAAGAATTAGAACAAGTAAAAGTTCCCTATGGCAATCTCACTGTACTGCATCAAGCCCCCAAAGGCACACGTATCGAACGTATTATCCAAAATCGAAATACTATTCGCGCTTATTTTCTCGAGCACCATTATGACTTCCTACTTTTTTTAGATAGCGACGTCATGGCTCCCAAAGATGTTATCGAACAACTTATTGCGCTCAATAGCGATATTGCCTCTGGTCTTTATCTCACACGTCAACAAATTGCGCCGGGTAAATTTGATATTATCCCTACGGTCTATGTACCACATGGTAAAGACAGTGTGCAAACTCTTAGTCAAGAACAAGCAGTTTCAAAAGGCGCATTTGACATCCTTATTTGTGGTCTTGGTTGCACGCTTATTAAACGTCATGTCCTGTTTGCGCTTTCATTTCATCAATATAACTCTGAATCTTCTACTGGCAGCGAAGACGTTGCTTTCTGTTTAGATGCCAAGAAAAATAACTTTTCCATGAAAGCAACCAGCAACGTCTTATGTGATCATGTGGGAAAAGAACAGACTTTAACATTTAAACCCAGTTTTAGTTATTCGTTGATTTAG
- a CDS encoding winged helix DNA-binding protein, whose product MGRNKAIFDVFFREKPAMMLVELKNANAGVYASVLAKQIDCTYSHVVKILQEMQKADLINFRKEGRLKLLELTRKGRDVASNIESIRTML is encoded by the coding sequence TTGGGACGAAATAAAGCTATTTTTGATGTATTTTTTAGAGAGAAACCTGCGATGATGCTGGTTGAGTTGAAAAACGCGAATGCTGGAGTATACGCTTCTGTTCTTGCAAAACAAATTGATTGTACATATTCTCACGTGGTGAAGATCTTACAAGAGATGCAAAAGGCAGATTTAATTAATTTCCGCAAAGAAGGACGTTTAAAATTACTCGAACTTACCCGCAAGGGAAGAGATGTTGCGTCCAATATTGAAAGTATTCGGACAATGTTGTAA
- a CDS encoding ATP-dependent DNA helicase, translating into MVSPFVENYFPHSTIREGQKELVDDIENAIKTQTPLIAHAPTGLGKTASALSVAIAYALKNKKRVFFATNRHTQHAIALDTVRKIGQKIGQPIICADLMGKKNMCSQEVADLFQSDFSEYCRSIVERGECSYYNKVKEKQALSVEAKHLVSTLKHVAPSSSESILKAAANHEMCGYEISIALGKDAQVIIGDYNYLFNSFIQSSLFGKIGLTLEDTIIIVDEGHNIPSRVMDMMSSSLSITQLKYAIQESQKFGFRGLVSWISEIERIINSLAAFENDQKEKKVNKQDLLTPLTKLIDYDSLLEQLETAADEVRKKQRKSFLGGIVQFLQSWSGSEEGYARVLIEKSGFNGSVLTLQYLCLDPSIVTKDIFDQAYATVIMSGTLKPLFMYKDLLGIPKAAVKEYASPFPADNKLSIIIPQTSTKYSLRSEAMFTSIGQICATISKQIPGNVALFFPSYDLRDRIATHIHTSKRLLYEKPTMSKEEKEQFLATFHSLRREGAVLLGVAGANFAEGVDFPGDLLNGVVVVGIPLSRPDIRTQELITYYDRKFGKGFDYGYVYPAINKCLQSAGRCIRSETDRGVVIYLDERFAHQQYFSCFPRERLLVTKDFEKHLSLFFASK; encoded by the coding sequence ATGGTTTCGCCTTTCGTCGAGAATTATTTTCCTCATTCAACTATTAGAGAAGGACAAAAAGAGCTTGTTGATGATATTGAAAATGCAATTAAAACACAAACTCCTCTTATAGCTCATGCCCCGACAGGATTGGGAAAGACCGCAAGTGCATTAAGTGTAGCTATTGCCTATGCTCTTAAAAACAAAAAACGCGTTTTTTTTGCTACCAATCGTCACACGCAGCACGCAATCGCATTAGATACAGTTCGCAAAATTGGACAAAAGATAGGCCAACCAATTATTTGTGCTGATTTAATGGGGAAGAAAAATATGTGCTCACAAGAAGTTGCTGACTTATTTCAAAGTGATTTTAGTGAATATTGTCGATCAATTGTTGAACGTGGTGAATGTTCTTATTATAACAAAGTCAAAGAAAAACAAGCACTCAGTGTAGAAGCGAAACATCTTGTTTCCACACTCAAACACGTTGCGCCATCAAGTTCAGAAAGTATCCTTAAAGCTGCAGCAAATCACGAAATGTGCGGATATGAAATTTCCATCGCTTTAGGAAAAGATGCTCAAGTGATTATTGGTGACTATAATTATCTTTTTAATAGTTTCATTCAGTCTTCGTTGTTTGGCAAAATCGGACTAACCTTAGAAGATACTATCATTATTGTTGATGAAGGGCACAACATTCCTTCTCGGGTTATGGATATGATGAGTTCATCTCTTTCTATTACCCAACTTAAATATGCTATTCAAGAATCTCAAAAATTTGGTTTTCGTGGTCTTGTATCTTGGATTAGTGAGATTGAACGAATCATAAATTCATTAGCAGCATTTGAAAATGATCAAAAGGAAAAGAAAGTGAATAAACAAGATCTTCTTACTCCTCTTACTAAACTAATTGATTATGACTCCTTGCTTGAACAACTTGAGACTGCTGCTGATGAAGTCCGCAAAAAACAGCGTAAATCTTTTCTTGGAGGAATTGTCCAATTTCTTCAATCGTGGAGCGGCAGCGAAGAAGGCTATGCGCGCGTCCTTATTGAAAAATCAGGATTTAATGGATCTGTGCTTACTCTTCAGTATCTCTGTCTTGATCCGAGTATTGTCACCAAAGATATTTTTGACCAAGCATATGCTACAGTTATCATGAGTGGCACTCTCAAACCTCTCTTTATGTATAAAGATCTGTTAGGTATTCCTAAAGCAGCCGTAAAAGAATATGCTTCCCCTTTTCCGGCAGATAATAAATTAAGTATTATTATTCCTCAAACCAGTACCAAATATAGTTTACGCAGTGAAGCGATGTTTACCTCCATTGGTCAGATCTGTGCAACTATTTCAAAACAAATTCCAGGAAATGTAGCTCTCTTTTTTCCATCCTATGATCTTCGTGATCGTATCGCAACACATATTCACACATCTAAACGTCTGCTCTATGAAAAACCAACCATGTCAAAAGAAGAAAAAGAACAATTTTTGGCGACATTTCATTCCCTTCGCCGAGAAGGCGCAGTTTTGTTAGGTGTAGCCGGAGCCAATTTTGCCGAAGGAGTTGATTTTCCTGGCGATTTACTCAACGGCGTTGTGGTTGTAGGCATTCCTCTTTCTCGTCCTGATATTCGTACCCAAGAACTCATAACCTATTATGATCGTAAGTTTGGCAAAGGGTTTGACTATGGGTATGTTTACCCTGCTATCAATAAATGTCTTCAAAGTGCTGGTCGGTGTATTCGGTCCGAAACAGACCGTGGCGTTGTCATTTATCTTGATGAACGATTTGCCCACCAACAGTATTTTTCTTGTTTTCCTCGAGA